A genomic stretch from Corynebacterium faecale includes:
- the rpoB gene encoding DNA-directed RNA polymerase subunit beta translates to MLEGPILAVSRQTKSVVDIPGAPKRYSFAKVSAPIEVPGLLDLQLDSYSWLIGTSEWRARQQEEFGEGARITSGLENILEELSPIQDYSGNMSLSLSEPRFEPVKNTIDEAKEKDINYAAPLYVTAEFVNNTTGEIKSQTVFIGDFPMMTDKGTFIINGTERVVVSQLVRSPGVYFDQTIDKSTERPLHAVKVIPSRGAWLEFDVDKRDSVGVRIDRKRRQPVTVLLKALGWTTEQITERFGFSEIMMSTLESDGVANTDEALLEIYRKQRPGEQPTRDLAQSLLDNSFFRAKRYDLAKVGRYKINRKLGLGGDNDGLMTLTEEDIATTIEYLVRLHAGERVMTSPTGEDIPVETDDIDHFGNRRLRTVGELIQNQVRVGLSRMERVVRERMTTQDAESITPTSLINVRPVSAAIREFFGTSQLSQFMDQNNSLSGLTHKRRLSALGPGGLSRERAGIEVRDVHPSHYGRMCPIETPEGPNIGLIGSLASYARVNPFGFIETPYRRVIDGKLTDQIDYLTADEEDRFVVAQANTHYSDDGVIIDESVTVRLKDGDIAMVANVDVDYMDVSPRQMVSVGTAMIPFLEHDDANRALMGANMQKQAVPLVRAEAPFVGTGMEQRAAYDAGDLVITPKAGVVENVTADIVTIMDDEGKRDTYVLRKFQRTNQGTSYNQKPLVSQGQRVEAGQVLADGPGTFNGEMSLGRNLLVAFMPWEGHNYEDAIILNQNIVEQDILTSIHIEEHEIDARDTKLGAEEITRDIPNVSEDVLKDLDERGIVRIGADVRDGDILVGKVTPKGETELTPEERLLRAIFGEKAREVRDTSMKVPHGETGKVIGVRHFSREDDDDLAPGVNEMIRVYVAQKRKIQDGDKLAGRHGNKGVVGKILPQEDMPFMPDGTPVDIILNTHGVPRRMNIGQVLETHLGWLAAAGWSVDPEDPDNAELVKTLPADLLEVPAGSLTATPVFDGASNEELAGLLANSRPNRDGDVMVNADGKATLIDGRSGEPYPYPVSIGYMYMLKLHHLVDEKIHARSTGPYSMITQQPLGGKAQFGGQRFGEMEVWAMQAYGAAYTLQELLTIKSDDVVGRVKVYEAIVKGENIPDPGIPESFKVLLKELQSLCLNVEVLSADGTPMELAGDDDDFDQAGASLGINLSRDERSDADTA, encoded by the coding sequence GTGCTGGAAGGACCCATCTTGGCAGTCTCCCGCCAGACCAAGTCAGTCGTCGATATTCCCGGCGCACCCAAGCGTTATTCATTCGCAAAGGTGTCCGCGCCCATTGAGGTGCCGGGGCTACTAGATCTTCAACTCGATTCCTACTCCTGGCTGATCGGCACGTCTGAGTGGCGTGCACGTCAGCAAGAGGAGTTCGGCGAGGGAGCCCGCATCACCAGCGGCCTCGAGAATATTCTCGAGGAGCTCTCCCCAATCCAGGATTACTCTGGAAATATGTCCCTGAGCCTCTCGGAGCCACGCTTCGAGCCAGTCAAGAACACCATTGACGAGGCTAAAGAAAAGGACATCAACTACGCGGCACCACTGTATGTGACCGCGGAGTTCGTCAACAACACCACCGGTGAGATCAAGTCCCAGACCGTCTTCATCGGCGATTTCCCGATGATGACCGACAAGGGAACCTTCATCATCAACGGAACCGAGCGTGTGGTGGTCAGTCAGCTCGTCCGCTCCCCGGGCGTGTACTTCGACCAGACCATCGACAAGTCCACCGAGCGTCCCCTGCACGCAGTGAAGGTAATTCCTTCCCGCGGTGCATGGCTCGAATTCGATGTGGACAAGCGCGATTCCGTCGGCGTCCGCATTGACCGCAAGCGCCGTCAGCCGGTCACCGTGCTGCTGAAGGCACTCGGTTGGACCACCGAACAGATCACGGAGCGCTTCGGCTTCTCCGAGATCATGATGTCCACCCTGGAGTCCGATGGTGTTGCCAACACCGACGAGGCCCTGCTGGAGATCTACCGCAAGCAGCGTCCGGGCGAGCAGCCCACCCGCGATCTTGCGCAGTCCCTGCTGGACAACAGCTTCTTCCGTGCAAAGCGCTACGATCTGGCCAAGGTTGGCCGTTACAAGATCAACCGCAAGCTCGGACTCGGTGGCGACAACGACGGTCTGATGACACTGACCGAAGAGGACATCGCCACCACCATCGAGTATCTCGTCCGCCTGCATGCAGGTGAGCGTGTGATGACCTCCCCGACGGGCGAGGACATCCCGGTGGAGACCGACGACATCGATCACTTCGGTAACCGTCGTCTCCGCACCGTTGGTGAGCTCATCCAGAACCAGGTCCGTGTGGGTCTGTCCCGCATGGAGCGTGTTGTCCGCGAGCGTATGACCACCCAGGACGCGGAGTCCATCACTCCGACCTCCCTGATTAACGTTCGCCCTGTATCCGCTGCCATCCGTGAGTTCTTCGGAACCTCACAGCTGTCCCAGTTCATGGATCAGAACAACTCGCTGTCGGGTCTGACCCACAAGCGTCGTCTGTCGGCTCTCGGCCCGGGTGGTCTGTCCCGTGAGCGTGCCGGCATCGAGGTGCGAGACGTTCACCCGTCCCACTACGGCCGCATGTGCCCGATTGAAACCCCGGAAGGCCCGAACATTGGCCTGATCGGTTCCCTGGCGTCCTACGCCCGCGTCAACCCCTTCGGTTTCATCGAGACCCCTTACCGTCGTGTCATCGATGGCAAGCTCACCGATCAGATCGACTACCTGACCGCTGACGAGGAAGACCGCTTCGTTGTCGCCCAGGCAAACACGCACTACAGCGACGACGGTGTCATCATCGATGAGTCCGTGACCGTGCGCCTGAAGGATGGCGACATCGCTATGGTGGCCAACGTTGACGTTGACTACATGGACGTGTCCCCACGCCAGATGGTTTCCGTGGGCACCGCGATGATTCCGTTCCTCGAGCACGACGATGCCAACCGTGCCCTCATGGGTGCGAACATGCAGAAGCAGGCCGTGCCACTGGTCCGCGCCGAGGCCCCATTCGTGGGCACCGGCATGGAGCAGCGTGCAGCCTACGATGCAGGCGACCTCGTGATCACCCCGAAGGCCGGTGTTGTTGAGAACGTCACCGCTGACATCGTCACCATCATGGACGATGAGGGCAAGCGCGACACCTATGTGCTGCGCAAGTTCCAGCGCACCAACCAGGGCACCAGCTACAACCAGAAGCCACTGGTCAGCCAGGGGCAGCGTGTTGAGGCCGGACAGGTCCTCGCCGATGGTCCAGGTACCTTCAATGGTGAAATGTCTCTGGGACGTAACCTGCTCGTGGCGTTCATGCCATGGGAAGGTCACAACTATGAGGATGCGATCATCCTCAACCAGAACATCGTGGAGCAGGACATCCTGACCTCCATCCACATCGAGGAGCACGAGATCGATGCCCGCGACACCAAGCTTGGTGCCGAGGAAATCACCCGTGACATCCCGAACGTCTCCGAGGACGTGCTCAAGGACCTCGACGAACGCGGTATTGTCCGCATCGGTGCAGACGTCCGTGATGGCGACATCCTGGTTGGTAAGGTCACCCCGAAGGGTGAGACCGAGCTGACCCCGGAGGAGCGACTGCTCCGCGCCATCTTCGGCGAGAAGGCCCGCGAAGTCCGCGACACCTCCATGAAGGTTCCGCACGGCGAGACCGGCAAGGTCATCGGCGTCCGTCACTTCTCCCGCGAGGACGATGACGATCTGGCCCCGGGTGTCAACGAGATGATCCGCGTCTATGTCGCCCAGAAGCGCAAGATCCAGGACGGCGATAAGCTCGCCGGCCGCCACGGCAACAAGGGTGTCGTGGGCAAGATCCTGCCTCAGGAGGACATGCCGTTCATGCCGGACGGTACCCCGGTGGACATCATCCTGAACACCCACGGTGTTCCACGTCGTATGAACATCGGCCAGGTTCTGGAAACCCACCTCGGTTGGCTTGCAGCCGCCGGTTGGTCCGTGGATCCTGAGGATCCTGACAACGCTGAACTGGTCAAGACCCTGCCTGCGGACCTCCTCGAGGTTCCGGCTGGTTCCCTGACCGCCACCCCGGTGTTCGACGGTGCCTCCAATGAGGAGCTCGCAGGTCTGCTCGCCAACTCCCGCCCGAACCGTGACGGTGACGTCATGGTCAACGCGGACGGCAAGGCAACGCTCATCGACGGTCGTTCCGGCGAGCCGTACCCGTACCCGGTCTCCATCGGTTACATGTACATGCTCAAGCTGCACCACCTTGTTGATGAGAAGATCCACGCCCGTTCCACCGGCCCGTACTCCATGATCACCCAGCAGCCGCTCGGTGGTAAGGCCCAGTTCGGTGGACAGCGATTCGGCGAGATGGAGGTGTGGGCGATGCAGGCATACGGTGCCGCCTACACCCTGCAGGAACTTCTGACCATCAAGTCTGATGACGTGGTCGGCCGTGTCAAGGTCTACGAGGCAATTGTCAAGGGCGAGAACATCCCGGATCCAGGTATCCCTGAGTCCTTCAAGGTTCTCCTCAAGGAGCTCCAGTCGCTCTGCCTGAACGTGGAGGTCCTCTCCGCTGACGGCACACCGATGGAACTCGCGGGCGACGATGACGACTTCGATCAGGCAGGCGCCTCACTGGGCATCAACCTGTCCCGTGACGAGCGTTCCGACGCTGATACCGCATAG